The genomic stretch ACTGCAGCAAGCTTTCTGCAGACTCCGCATGTCTTGAGTCAGTTTTGATGGGTTGTATGGCTGTAGCGGTGTGTCCTAGTTGTGTGGTTGTCTGTGAGTCACCCTTGTTGGTGTATTGCGGggcctctgtgtctctctggaTGATGTGTACATGATTGGGTCTGTCAGGGGACCCCAAGGCTGAACAGCCCTCTTTAGGACTCAGCCGGGTTTCCTTGTCTCCGTTTTGCCCGTGGTTGCTCTCCTCTTGCACAGATGTGTTGACGCTGTTGTGGCTGGGACGTGATTGAACGTATAAATCATAATCCTTTGGCCCGAGTGTCGGGCCGTAGATGTCCAAAGGAAGATATCTGGGTCCTGCAACTGGCATGGAGAGCTCATGGGGTCTGTAGAAGGTGAAGTGCATAGGGGGGCCCGGGTGGAGAGGGTGGCAGTATCTGTATGGGTATGGAGGGAAGAGGGAAGTGTGAGGTGGGGCGATGGGTTGTGGCACCACAGGCCTCTGGGGATCCATGAACTCTGGCCGGAAAGAAGGAGAGTTTGGATCATTTGCATGATGGTTTGCTTGGAGGTAGTACGGAGGATACAGGGGGCGGTCAGGCAGGAGGTAGGGAGAGTATTCAGGAACCATGGGAGGGGGGAATGGTTTTAAGGGAATGGATGATGAAACCGTGCCCCACGGGAAGCCTGGGTGGTTGAAAGTGGGAACAGGAGCTTGTGATTCCTCCGACTGCTGCACAGATGACTTGAAGGCTTCTGCTCCGTCATTTTTGGGTGTGACGGGGGAGAAGGCAGATGGGCGCGGCAGAGACTCATTGCTCTCCttgttctctccctctccctctctctctctctctccctgtccttCTGTTACCGTATTTGATTTTGTCTCGCACTGGCTGTCCTTATTGACTGGACTGTCACACCCAACGTCTACTTCTTCTGTGTCGTCTCTGCTCTCAGCTTCCTCCTCCGCAGTTCCTTGTTTGTCGGGACTATTGTTCTGATCTGCTGGCAGGGGGCTCGGACAGTCCTTAGATTTGACAGGGACGCTCTTTGCTACAGCCTTGTTCTGTCGGGCCGTTTGCCCGTTTTTCTGTGACATCAGGGAGATGGAGTTTTTACACAAGTTGTATTTCATGTGGTTGAAGAGATGGGACTTTTCGTTGCAGGTGAAAGGACACTGAAAACACTGGTACTTGTAAGGCTTGCCTGGCGGTCGGGGAATGTAGTGGGGCCTTTTTGGCTTGCGTTCCTGAGCGGTTTCCATCTTGATTCTAATGGATGTCGcctgaaagaaaaacacagcacaTTGCAGTTGAGGAATTGGTATTTTTTTAGGGAGTGTGACACTAAGAAAAACTCATGAATCATTGCAGCTTTTGCACCCTATTCTCACAGAACTGACTGTCAAGTAGCGAGGTTAATAGAGTTGTTTGACTGGTTCAGGTGGAGAGCGGCTCTCATTGGAAGGTTTTTCCTCTTGTGTTTCTTCAGCTGCTCACGCAGAAAAATCTCTAGCTGCACAAAACACTGCACCCTCAGGCTAATGTATTTCTGCAACTGCTACTTGCACAGTGGGCTGGACATCAAACAGAGCAATAGTTAATTATGAAAACATGTCTACTGTATGCAAAAGTGTACCCATATGTTTGCATAGGTGCACTCCTGCCTTTTGGTTGACTGGCAGCACCCTAAAAACACCTCTACCTGCCTGTTCACTCGTCTATCTGTTCTGATATAGTTCTGATATACTCATCTATCCTATAAAGTTAGAGAGCTGCTAAGGTACTCGATAGGCAGGTGCTGGGCAGACTTACTAACACAGACCTGGAGGGCATGCAGAGACTTGCTTTCTCTATCAACCTTACTAAACTCTGTGCTGTCGGCGTGGGAACCTCGAGACACCTGTTTCCCATGACTACACCTGCGGGATGCATTCGGTTCCCAATCATCATTTGATGAGCTCACCAGCTCTGCAGATACACAAGTATGAGAAGCAATACTGTATAGCTAGCATGAGTTAAAAGCAGCCATTTGAGTAAAACCGTGAAGTGGGTGGCATCTGAAACACTTCAGGCTCGCCTTTGAAATGAAACATCACCTAAAGCTGTGAGTTAAGTGTTGCTGGGTGCCGCATGAACCTGGAACCAGGAACCTGCTTGTCGTGCGCTGTCGCAAGAAGTTGTCACTCAAGTTTCTGTCCAATGTTGTAGCATGCAAAGCCACTCCTTTCTTAAGAACTGAAATTCATTCGAAAATCTCCTTTTTTAACAGCGTATCTCTCTCACTGTGAATACAATCCAGTCCagtgtttattttttccttaataaaagtatatataCTTCTTACGAGCTCAggtgatgtatttttttaactgaCAGACCAGTCTGTATatgttataaaatatttttttataaagtaaGTATCTATCAAATAAGCGTCTTGAACTTTTTTAAAAGGTCTTCAGCCGAGGCCACTTTAAGCGTTACCTGTGCATCAGTCATGACAGAGCAACTAGGGCTAATTAAAATCAACAGATAACAGGTGGATAAGTAGCCTATACCATCCTTTAATAatacacacaacaaaactagttAACAGTACCTTTACAAAGACAGTCTTTTCCAATAACACAGAAAGTGCTCTTAATGTAATTTAATGCTGCTTCCTTATTTAATTaatgaaggataaaaaaaaagaagaaattacCTGCTCTGGTTGTAGCTCCAGTGTCCCGTCCTGAGTGTTGAGCCTGCAAAGAGCCGATCCGCCGTCCACAGCCAGTGTTAGTCAGGACGCTCTCTCCAATATGAGCTAAAAGTTCAGAGTGCGTTTGTGAACGTGTGTGATGGTGCGAGTGTGTGCTGTATTTGATAATCTTAGTTGTGTGGTGAGTTCCTCTCTCTGGGATGTTGTCTCACTAGTGGGTGGGGCTTCAGCCCAAACAGCAGGGCCCTCAGGCAACATCGATGTACCTGATATTAGTCAAGCCTCAAGCAATGATTTACATgatggggtggggtggggtgggggctCTCACTCCTGCTTCCTCCTAACCGCTCCATCTCTGTCGTCTGTGGAAATGACAGCACAGGCCTCATTCTGCAGGTTAACTGTAAATCACATGTTGATTCACACCAACGCGTTAAGTTTCTATTGAAGTCCAATGGCAAGCTGGTAAGATCAACATGACATATGCAAACATGGAGGTAAAACTGGTGCTGATCTTTCATTGATTGTGTTGAAAGAAACTAACACAGTGTTACAGATTTATAACCTTTACAAAAGTAAATGTTTACTTAATGAGCTGACTTTATTGCTAACCATTTACCTTCCAAATTATAGCAATGTTAATCATGTTGTGCTTTCTTACTCTGATATTAAATACaagttagggctgcaactaatcattattttcatttttgattaatctgtcaattattttctcgatttatCAATTACTTGTTTGGTCTATAGAATGtcaggaaatggtgaaaaatgtcaatcagtgtttcccaaagcccaagatgatgtcctcaaatgtcttgttttgtccacaactcaaagatattcagtgtcTATAGTGTCGATATTCAGatattactgtcacagaggagtaaagaaaccagaaaatattcatatttaagaagctggaatcagagaaattacTTAAAAAGATTCAttgattataaaaatagttggcgaataatcgattaatcgttacaGCTTTAATACAAGTACTTAATGACCATGAACACTCATATCACTGATATTCTCACAGTTGAAAAGGAACAGGTGGGCAGACATAACCTTGCATTCAGTTCAAATTCAAATACGCTcgaaattatttttctaatggACGATAATTGAAATCTATAATTTCAAACTTTCACTCCATTATTTTTGTAGTAATTTTTTATATATCTGTTGTCTTTCAGCAATTCTTTAAATTCTGTTCTGCTTGTTTCTCATTGTGCTGCAAAAGGGTTGCTTTAAATCAGTGATTCTGACCGTACCGGAGtggtggggtccggggaccacCAGGGTtctgtggcactctgtcagggggtctgcaaaataatttgctatataatataaaactgtgctgtatcattaaaaaatgcatatctacagatggggtcCATTTGcgccaaaaaaacaagcatattgtgtccattaatCTCGACCCCGTTAGCT from Sebastes fasciatus isolate fSebFas1 chromosome 13, fSebFas1.pri, whole genome shotgun sequence encodes the following:
- the znf750 gene encoding zinc finger protein 750 — encoded protein: METAQERKPKRPHYIPRPPGKPYKYQCFQCPFTCNEKSHLFNHMKYNLCKNSISLMSQKNGQTARQNKAVAKSVPVKSKDCPSPLPADQNNSPDKQGTAEEEAESRDDTEEVDVGCDSPVNKDSQCETKSNTVTEGQGEREREGEGENKESNESLPRPSAFSPVTPKNDGAEAFKSSVQQSEESQAPVPTFNHPGFPWGTVSSSIPLKPFPPPMVPEYSPYLLPDRPLYPPYYLQANHHANDPNSPSFRPEFMDPQRPVVPQPIAPPHTSLFPPYPYRYCHPLHPGPPMHFTFYRPHELSMPVAGPRYLPLDIYGPTLGPKDYDLYVQSRPSHNSVNTSVQEESNHGQNGDKETRLSPKEGCSALGSPDRPNHVHIIQRDTEAPQYTNKGDSQTTTQLGHTATAIQPIKTDSRHAESAESLLQLGTLHVDGGSAESSRYSSLPVSEPCPETTPDQKDDDNRDDLAPLNLSTRNQDKCLPDHRLQSSDTEKSKGDELPLNLSLRASYSSPVHSSAPSTSEDLQPRPDTELDEEPCDQRQTAALALCQLAIASSAASSCDFRKAERPSEDPTDTSSSGSPKKTKHTAKAKTTGMKRANSGQAENKCHKPNKRAKVSGRALRRRHRYY